The Marinobacter sp. ANT_B65 genome has a segment encoding these proteins:
- a CDS encoding response regulator — translation MDDYSILVVDDNPDDQVLTVRALKNASKNSPVIVLEDGQEALDFLFGDEKTASRRNLDTLGVILLDVKLPRVNGLEVLKHIRSSPLTNWMPVIMISSSDEPSELVEAYRLGANSYITKAIDYHEFTEQMTLLARYWLTVNKVPESGSVRKL, via the coding sequence ATGGATGATTATTCGATCCTGGTGGTAGACGACAACCCAGATGATCAGGTGCTGACAGTTCGTGCTTTAAAAAATGCGAGCAAAAACAGCCCGGTTATAGTTCTGGAGGATGGGCAGGAAGCCCTGGATTTTCTGTTCGGGGACGAAAAAACGGCGTCTCGCAGAAACCTGGACACTCTGGGTGTGATATTACTCGATGTTAAGTTACCGCGAGTAAACGGGCTTGAAGTACTGAAACACATCCGTTCTTCGCCACTGACTAACTGGATGCCCGTTATAATGATCTCGTCCTCTGATGAACCATCGGAACTGGTTGAGGCCTACCGTCTGGGGGCCAATAGTTACATTACCAAAGCAATTGATTACCATGAGTTTACGGAACAGATGACCTTACTCGCCCGCTACTGGTTGACGGTGAACAAGGTTCCGGAATCCGGCTCAGTCCGTAAACTTTAA